The nucleotide sequence CAGCTGTCTGCCGTGCTGTTTGAGCGTCTTGACCTGCAGCCGCCCATGGGAACGAAGAAGACGAAGACCGGGTACTCGACGAATGCCGAGGTGCTTGAAGCCATGCGCTTCGACCATCCGATTCTGGAAAAGATCCTTTCGTACCGCTTCTGGACGAAGCTGCAGTCGACGTATCTTGACAGCATGGAAGGCTTGATTTCTCCGCGCACGAAGCGCATCCATACGAGTTTCAATCAGACGGTCACGGCGACGGGGCGTCTGAGCAGCTCAGAGCCGAATCTGCAGAACATTCCCGTGCGTACGGAAGAGGGACGGCAGATCCGTGCGCTCTTTGAACCGAGCGACGGCTATGACGCCCTTATGTCCGCCGATTACTCGCAGATCGAGCTGCGCATCCTCGCGCATCTTTCTGAGGACAAGAACTTTTTGGAAGCATTCCTGCACGGGCAGGATATTCATGCGCGAACGGCGTCCGAGGTCTTCGGCGTGCCGATGGAAGCGGTCACGACGGATTTGCGCCGCAAGGCGAAGGCCGTGAACTTCGGCATTGTCTACGGCATCAGCGACTATGGACTTTCCAAGGATCTCCATATCTCGCGGCAGGAGGCTGCCGACTATATTGCGAGTTACTTTGCAAAGTGCAGCGGTATCAAGCGCTTTATCGATGGGGTTGTGGAAAAGGCGCACAAGGACGGCTTCGTCACGACGATTTTTGGCAGACGGCGCGACCTGCCCGCCATCAAAAGCTCCAACTACAACCAGCGGACGCTGGCGGAGCGCATGGCGATGAACACGCCGATTCAAGGCTCGGCTGCCGACATCATCAAGCTCGCGATGATCAAGACGCATCGCGCGCTCCAAGAAGGCGGATTCAAGAGCCGCATCTTGCTACAGGTGCACGATGAGCTTGTGCTCGAAATCATGCAGAACGAAAAAGAGCAGGTTGCGGAACTTGTGCGCGACGCTATGGAAAATATCGTGCAGCTTTCCGTGCCGCTTTCGGTCGATATTCATACGGGTGAGAACTGGGCGGCAGCAAAATAAGGGGATGAGATGAATGCCGGAACTTCCCGAAGTTGAAACCATACGGCGTTCTTTGGAAAAAGTTGCGGCGGGACGGCGTATCACGGAGGTCGATGTGCTTCTGCCGCGAACGATAAGATTCCCAGAGGTCGAGGCGTTCCGCTCGCGTGTGCGCGGGCAGCGCATCCTTTGCTTGGAGCGGCGCGGCAAGTATCTGATGCTGCCTCTGGAGAGCGGGGAAACCTTGCTGCTCCATCTGCGCATGACGGGACGCTTTTATCGGCGCGATGCCGACACGCCGACCGGCAGACATGTGCGTGCCATCTTTCATCTGGACGATGGAAGTTGTCTCTTTTTTGAAGACGTTCGGACATTCGGCGAGATCCATCTGCTGCAGCCGCAGGAAAGGAAGGCGTTTCCTGCATTTTCCTGCATGGGACCGGAGCCTTTGACCGAGGAATTTGATGCATCGTATTTATATGACGCCATGCAGAAGAGCAGTCAGCGCATCAAGAGCTTTTTGCTCGATCAGGGCAAGGTGGCGGGACTTGGCAATATCTATGTCGATGAAGCCTTGTTCTTTGCAGGCGTCCATCCTCTGCGAAGAGCGCATACGCTGAATCACGACGAGGCATTCCGTCTTTGGCAGGCGATCAACAAGGTCATCGCTGAAGGCATCGAAGACGGCGGCACGACGTTTCGCGACTATGTGGACGGCGAGGGCAAGTCGGGCTTCCATCAGCAAAAGCTGCGCGTCTATCATCGGGAAGGAGAGCCGTGCCTCGTCTGCGGCACAAAGATCGAGAAGATTCGTGTGGGCGGGCGCGGCACGCACTTCTGCCCGCATTGTCAGCCGCTGCGCGACGGCAAGCTGAGATTGATCGGCTTGACTGGCGTCATCGCGAGCGGCAAGAGCACGGTCAGCCGCCAGCTCATGAAGCTTGGCGCACACGTCATTGATACCGATAAGATCGCGCACAATCTGGCGAAGCCGCACAAACCTCTTTGGGACGCCTATCGCGAGCATTTCGGTGAAGAGATCTTGGCCGAGGACGGCAGTCTTTGCCGCGAAAAGATTGCGGCGCGAGTGTTTTCCGATCCCGAGGAGCGGCGCTGGATCGATGGGGCGGCACATCCGTTGATTGCTTCAAGCGTGAGGAAAAAGATTGCCGCTCTCGAGAAAAAGGGCGCAAAAATCATCTTTCTCGATGTGCCGCTGCTCTTTGAGGCGGGTTGGAATCGCATGGCAGATTTCATCTGGCTCGTCTCTGTGTCGAAGGAGACGCAGCTGGCGCGTCTGATGAAGCGCAACGGCTATACTGAGGAGGAAGCGGCGGCAAGGATTCGCTCGCAATTTCCGTTGGAGGAGAAAAGGCAGCGTGCCGACTGCATCATCGAGAACGATGGCACGCTGCAAGAGACGGCTGCGCAGGCAGCGGCGGCATGGGAAAGGCTGTCGGCGCTTTGATATGCGCCGCACGGAGGGAAGAGGGAGCTTGCATGGCGGAGGACAACGATTTTTACAGGCGCGTCAGGCAGAGACGGCAGGAGACGAATCGTCGTTTTGCCGCCTTCTTCCTTGGCGTCGTCATCCTGTGCATGGCGTTTTCCTTTTTTTTCGCCATGCAGTCGGAATCCATGCAGCGTCAGTACATCTACCCCTACCCATATCGCTCGGTTGTCGAGCATTACGCCGCAAAGTACAAGGTAGACAGTTCTCTCGTAGCGGGCATGATCTTGTCGGAGAGCAAGTTTCAAAGCGGAGCAAAATCGCATCGCGGCGCCGTCGGCCTGATGCAGCTGATGCCGGAAACGGCGCTGTGGATTTCCGAGCAAATCGACGATCAAGAGTACAATCCGGGCGAACTGCATGAACCGCAGAAGAATATCGAGTACGGCACATGGTACATCGCTTCGCTGGAAAAGGAGTTCGAGGGCAACGACGTGCTGGCTCTGGCAGCGTACAACGCCGGACGCGGCAATGTGCACGATTGGATGGAAGAAAATCATTGGGGCATGGATTTTCGCGAGGTTTCCGCCATACCTTATGAGGAAACGCGCGCCTATGTGATGAGTGTTCTGAAGAACAGGCAGAAGTATTTGGAGCTTTATGGCGATAGGGAAGATTGAACGAGGCGTATGATGCAGAAGAAGCTATGTATTGTTCCGGAAAAAAGAAATATCCTGCGCGAACTCACGCAGGGCATTGAGCTTACGCAAGCGGAGCAGAAGATTCTCTTTGCTGCCGTCGTCAAGCATGTGGAGATTTCCCTGAAAGGGAACTCCTGGGAGATTCTGCTGCAGACGCAGGAATTCATCCGCACGAGACTCCTCGACTATGTGGGCGCCTACATCAAGAAGCGGGTGCAGATCGAGAATCTTGTGTTTTATCAGGACGTTCTCGATATTGAGGCTTCCATTGAGCGCGCATGGAAGGAGCTCTGCCTCGTTGCCGCCAACGGCAATCCGACGGTGCTCCATCTGCTCAAGAATGCAAAGCGCATCTTCGATAGGAGCAGTCTGCTCCTTGAGGTCAAGGGCGAGCTTTCGGGCGAGATTCTGCGCGCGCACGATGTGCCGAATCTCCTGCAGAAGGCCATCGAGAAGATGCTCACGATTCGCTGCACCGTTTCGTACAAAGCGCTTGACGAGGAATACGACATCCTGGAAGAGGAGGGCGACCTCGTGATGGATCGCGTCTATGAGGAAAACTTGCGGCAGAAGAAAGAAGCGTCTGCCGCGGCGCCTTCTGCGGCGCAGCCGAAAAAAGCGGCTGCGGCTTCTGCGCATCGGTCAGCGTCCATGACGCGGACGGCGGGGCATGGCGCAGACTTGATTTTTGGCAAGAGGTTTACGGGCGAAGCGATTTCCATCGACGACACTGACGGCGAGATGAAGAACGTCATCCTGACAGGTACGATCGGGCGCGTCAGCTCACGGGAGTTCAAGACGAACACGAAGCTGCTGCTCTTCGATCTCGCCGATGCGACGAATGGTATCAGCTGCAAGAAGTTCTTCAAGGAAAAGGAGCAGGAGGTATACGACAAGGCACTGGCTTCCGTGAAAGAAGGGCTGCTTGTACGAGTCAAGGGCGCGATTCGCTTTGACACGTTCCAGAACGAGTTCATGCTTTTTGTCGATTCGATGCAGAAAGTGGAAAAGCCGAAGCGCGAGGACAAGTCCGAGGTCAAGCGCGTCGAGCTTCATGCGCATACGCGCATGAGCAACATGGATGCCGTGGTCTCAGCGGAAACGCTGATCAAGACGGCGGCTTCCTGGGGCTGGCCTGCCATCGCCATCACCGATCACGGCGTCGTACAGGCGTTTCCCGATGCAGCCAAGGCGGCGTCCAAGCTCGACATCAAGGTCATCTACGGCATGGAAGGCTATCTTGTCCAGGAGGATTTTGAGCAGAAACACGCGAATCATATCATTTTTTTGGCAAAGAACTTGAATGGTCTGCGTAATCTCTATCAGATGGTGTCGCTGTCGCATCTGAAATATCTGCATCGTCAGCCGCGCCTTCCCAAGCACATCATTGAGGAATACCGCGAGGATGTCATCATCGGCTCTGCCTGCGAAGCGGGCGAGCTGATCCGCGCCATCGTCGCGCAGAAGCCTGAAGAGGAGCTTTTGGAAATTGCGAGTTTTTACGATTACCTTGAGATCCAGCCCATCGGCAACAATGAATTCCTCGTGCGAAGCGACAAATTCCCGCATATCAAGGATGACGAGGATTTGCGGCGCATCAATCTCAAGGTGGCGGAGCTGGCGAAAAAACTCGGGAAAATGCTCATCGCTACATGCGACGTCCATTTTCTCAATCCCGAGGATGCGATCTACCGCGCGATTCTCATGAAGGGCAAGGGCTTCGAGGATGCGGAACTGCAGCCGCCGCTTTTCTTGCGCACGACGGAGGAGATGCTCGCCGAGTTTGATTATCTGGGCGAAGAGGCCGCCTACGAGGCGGTCGTGACGAATCCGCGCAAGGTCAGCGACATGATCGAGAAGTTCAAGCCCATTCCCGATGAACTTTATTCGCCGATGATTCCGGGCGCTGCGGAGGAAATCCGCGATATGTCGTACCGCAAGGCGCGTTCCCTCTACGGCGAGAATCTGCCCGAGGTTGTCGAAGCCCGCTTGAAGCAGGAGCTTACGCCGATCATCGGGCATGGTTTCTCGGTGCTCTACCTCATTGCCCAACGTCTCGTCAAGAAGTCGAACGATGACGGCTACCTCGTCGGCTCGCGCGGCTCGGTCGGCTCGTCCTTCGTGGCGACGATGACCGACATCACGGAGGTCAACCCTTTGCCGCCGCATTGGCGCTGCCCGCACTGCAAATTCAGCGAGTTTGTCGAGGACGGCTCCGTCGGCTGCGGCTACGATCTGCCGAGCAGGAAATGCCCCGTCTGCGGCACGGAGCTTCTGAAAGACGGACATGACATCCCGTTCGCCGTGTTCCTCGGGTTCGACGGCGACAAGGTTCCTGATATTGATTTGAATTTTTCGGGCGAATATCAGCCCGTGGCGCATAAGTATACGGAAGAGCTTTTCGGCAAGGACAATGTCTACCGTGCGGGCACGATCGCCACGGTCGCCGACAAGACGGCGTTCGGCTATGTGAAGAAGTTCTTTGAGGAGAAGGGCGTCAAGAAGCACAATGCCTACATCGCGAGTCTCGCCGCCGGCTGCATGGGCGTCAAGCGCACGACGGGACAGCATCCTGCGGGCATCATGGTCGTGCCGCGCAATATGGACGTGCACTTTTTCACGCCGATCCAGCGTCCCGCCGACGACAAGAACACGACGACGATCACGACGCATTTCGACTATCACTCGATCAGCAGCCGTCTCGTCAAGCTCGACATCCTCGGACATGATGACCCGACGGTCATCAAGATGCTCGAAGACCTCACGCACCGCGATCCCAAGACGATACCGTTCGACGATCCGGCGACCTTGAGCATCTTTTCTTCGACGAAGGCGCTGGGGCTCGATCCCAAGGAGCTTGGAGCGAATTCGGGCACGTTCGGCATTCCCGAATTTCGCACAGGCTTCACGCGCCAGATGATCGACGATACGCATCCGTCGTGCTTTAGCGACCTCGTGCGCATCTCGGGCTTCTCGCACGGCACGGACGTTTGGCTCGGCAATGCCCAGGATCTTATCCGCAGCGGTCAATGCACCCTGCGCGAAGCCATATCGGCGCGAGATGACATCATGATGTACTTGATTCACAGCGGCATCGATCCGCTCCTTTCTTTTCAGACGATGGAATCGGTCAGAAAGGGCAAGGGCATCAAGGAAGCGACGGTGAAGATCCTGCGCGAGGGGGGTATCCCCGAATGGTACATCGAGGCATGTCAGAAGATCAAGTACATGTTCCCGCGCGCCCACGCGACCGCCTACGTCATGATGGCTTGGCGCATCGCTTACTGCAAGGTGCATTATCCGCTCGCCTTCTATGCGGCCTATTTCTCGATTCGTGCGGCGGAATTTGACGCTGATGTCGTGGCGCGCGGCAAGGACTATGTGAAGAAGCAGCTCGACGCATTGGAGGCGAAGGAAGCACCCGACATCAAGGAAAAAGCGACGATCATCGTCCTGCAGCTTGCTTGGGAGATGTATCTTCGAGGCTTTTTTATGGAGCGCGTCGATATCTACGCTTCCGAAGCGGAGCGCTTCGTACTCCACGAGAAGTCCCTCCTACCGCCGCTCGCCTCCTTGGGCGGCGTTGGAGCTTCCGCCGCGCGCAGCATCGTCGAGGCGCGAAAGGACGGACTTTTCACGTCCATTGAGGACATTAAGAAGCGCACGGGAGTATCGAAGACGTGCATTGATGCGCTGCAGGCGCACGGCTGCCTTGCCGATATGGATGCGAGCGATCAGATGGAACTTTTCATGTAGTTAGGAGGCGGCTTCGGCTTGACCTCTTGGAACGTCATGAGAAAATAATATGACATTTCAAGAAAAATACTATATAATGATACGCAGATTTCAGTTTTGTAAGGAGTACGTCAATTTTTCATGGGAAATGGTATCTTGCAGAAGAAGAGAGCATTTATCGGCGTCTATGGCTGCCAGATGAATATTTCCGATGCGGAGCGGATGGAAGGCCAGTTGGCGACGCTTGGCTACGAGCGCACGGAGGATATGGCGCGCGCCGATCTCATTCTTCTGAATACATGCTGTGTGCGGGAGACGGCGGAGGACAAGGTCTACGGGAAGATCGGCGAGATCAAGCATATCAAGCGCGCGAATCCCGCGCTCATCTTTGGTATCACGGGCTGCATGGCGCAGAAGGAAGGCGAAGCCTTGATTCGCCGTGCACCGCACATCGACTTCGTGCTTGGAACGAACAAGGTGCATGAGCTGAAGGCGACGGTTCGCCAGCTTGAATCCGCAAGGCGCGGTCCTGTCGTCGATGTGCTTTTGGGCGATGCGCCGCTGCCCGAGAACGTGCCGATCGAGCGCACGGGACGGCTTTCCGCTTGGGTGCCCATCATGTACGGCTGCAATAATTTCTGTACCTATTGCATCGTTCCCTATGTGCGCGGCCGCGAGCATAGCCGCAGGCCGGAAGACGTCGTGCGCGAGGTGGAAGAGGCGGCAGCGCAGGGCTTCAAGGAAATCACGCTCCTGGGACAGAATGTCAACTCCTACGGCAGGGATCACAAGCTTGCGAGCTTTGCGGAGCTTCTGCTCATGGTCGATGCGGTCAAGGGCGTCGAGCGCGTGCGCTACATGACCTCGCATCCCAAGGATCTCAGCGATGCTGTCATAGATGCAGTACGTCAAGGCAGGCACATCTGTCCACATTTCCATCTGCCCGTGCAGCATGGTTCTGATCGAATCTTGCGGGCGATGAA is from Selenomonas sputigena ATCC 35185 and encodes:
- the mutM gene encoding bifunctional DNA-formamidopyrimidine glycosylase/DNA-(apurinic or apyrimidinic site) lyase, whose product is MPELPEVETIRRSLEKVAAGRRITEVDVLLPRTIRFPEVEAFRSRVRGQRILCLERRGKYLMLPLESGETLLLHLRMTGRFYRRDADTPTGRHVRAIFHLDDGSCLFFEDVRTFGEIHLLQPQERKAFPAFSCMGPEPLTEEFDASYLYDAMQKSSQRIKSFLLDQGKVAGLGNIYVDEALFFAGVHPLRRAHTLNHDEAFRLWQAINKVIAEGIEDGGTTFRDYVDGEGKSGFHQQKLRVYHREGEPCLVCGTKIEKIRVGGRGTHFCPHCQPLRDGKLRLIGLTGVIASGKSTVSRQLMKLGAHVIDTDKIAHNLAKPHKPLWDAYREHFGEEILAEDGSLCREKIAARVFSDPEERRWIDGAAHPLIASSVRKKIAALEKKGAKIIFLDVPLLFEAGWNRMADFIWLVSVSKETQLARLMKRNGYTEEEAAARIRSQFPLEEKRQRADCIIENDGTLQETAAQAAAAWERLSAL
- a CDS encoding lytic transglycosylase domain-containing protein, whose translation is MAEDNDFYRRVRQRRQETNRRFAAFFLGVVILCMAFSFFFAMQSESMQRQYIYPYPYRSVVEHYAAKYKVDSSLVAGMILSESKFQSGAKSHRGAVGLMQLMPETALWISEQIDDQEYNPGELHEPQKNIEYGTWYIASLEKEFEGNDVLALAAYNAGRGNVHDWMEENHWGMDFREVSAIPYEETRAYVMSVLKNRQKYLELYGDRED
- a CDS encoding PolC-type DNA polymerase III, with translation MMQKKLCIVPEKRNILRELTQGIELTQAEQKILFAAVVKHVEISLKGNSWEILLQTQEFIRTRLLDYVGAYIKKRVQIENLVFYQDVLDIEASIERAWKELCLVAANGNPTVLHLLKNAKRIFDRSSLLLEVKGELSGEILRAHDVPNLLQKAIEKMLTIRCTVSYKALDEEYDILEEEGDLVMDRVYEENLRQKKEASAAAPSAAQPKKAAAASAHRSASMTRTAGHGADLIFGKRFTGEAISIDDTDGEMKNVILTGTIGRVSSREFKTNTKLLLFDLADATNGISCKKFFKEKEQEVYDKALASVKEGLLVRVKGAIRFDTFQNEFMLFVDSMQKVEKPKREDKSEVKRVELHAHTRMSNMDAVVSAETLIKTAASWGWPAIAITDHGVVQAFPDAAKAASKLDIKVIYGMEGYLVQEDFEQKHANHIIFLAKNLNGLRNLYQMVSLSHLKYLHRQPRLPKHIIEEYREDVIIGSACEAGELIRAIVAQKPEEELLEIASFYDYLEIQPIGNNEFLVRSDKFPHIKDDEDLRRINLKVAELAKKLGKMLIATCDVHFLNPEDAIYRAILMKGKGFEDAELQPPLFLRTTEEMLAEFDYLGEEAAYEAVVTNPRKVSDMIEKFKPIPDELYSPMIPGAAEEIRDMSYRKARSLYGENLPEVVEARLKQELTPIIGHGFSVLYLIAQRLVKKSNDDGYLVGSRGSVGSSFVATMTDITEVNPLPPHWRCPHCKFSEFVEDGSVGCGYDLPSRKCPVCGTELLKDGHDIPFAVFLGFDGDKVPDIDLNFSGEYQPVAHKYTEELFGKDNVYRAGTIATVADKTAFGYVKKFFEEKGVKKHNAYIASLAAGCMGVKRTTGQHPAGIMVVPRNMDVHFFTPIQRPADDKNTTTITTHFDYHSISSRLVKLDILGHDDPTVIKMLEDLTHRDPKTIPFDDPATLSIFSSTKALGLDPKELGANSGTFGIPEFRTGFTRQMIDDTHPSCFSDLVRISGFSHGTDVWLGNAQDLIRSGQCTLREAISARDDIMMYLIHSGIDPLLSFQTMESVRKGKGIKEATVKILREGGIPEWYIEACQKIKYMFPRAHATAYVMMAWRIAYCKVHYPLAFYAAYFSIRAAEFDADVVARGKDYVKKQLDALEAKEAPDIKEKATIIVLQLAWEMYLRGFFMERVDIYASEAERFVLHEKSLLPPLASLGGVGASAARSIVEARKDGLFTSIEDIKKRTGVSKTCIDALQAHGCLADMDASDQMELFM
- the miaB gene encoding tRNA (N6-isopentenyl adenosine(37)-C2)-methylthiotransferase MiaB gives rise to the protein MGNGILQKKRAFIGVYGCQMNISDAERMEGQLATLGYERTEDMARADLILLNTCCVRETAEDKVYGKIGEIKHIKRANPALIFGITGCMAQKEGEALIRRAPHIDFVLGTNKVHELKATVRQLESARRGPVVDVLLGDAPLPENVPIERTGRLSAWVPIMYGCNNFCTYCIVPYVRGREHSRRPEDVVREVEEAAAQGFKEITLLGQNVNSYGRDHKLASFAELLLMVDAVKGVERVRYMTSHPKDLSDAVIDAVRQGRHICPHFHLPVQHGSDRILRAMNRVYRKDAYRSLVERIRAAVPDASLTTDLIVGFPGETEEDFGELLDFLREIRYDAAYTFLYSKRSGTPAATMEAQVEDSVKKERLHRLMEVQNEISLEKNAALKGTVQEVLAEGPSRTDEDVWTGRTGTNKIVLWRKKGQETEGDIVRVRITQPQTWVLKGELQ